In the genome of Oceanispirochaeta sp., one region contains:
- a CDS encoding alpha-L-arabinofuranosidase C-terminal domain-containing protein, with protein sequence MKQHHLHTSIHFVTGSIAPRLFGSFVEHMGSVIYNGIYEPDHPQADEKGFRKDVLALIQDLKLSVIRYPGGNFSSGYNWEDTVGPKKERPVLKELAWEGIETNQFGLNEFLEWVKLTGAEPIITINLGTRGIDAARNLVEYCNGSGGTYWSDLRRSHGYGEPHGIKLWCLGNELDGEWQIAAKRARDYGALAREAAKVMRKVDPSIQLVTVGSSARHLDSYPEWDRKVLDESYEQADYISLHNYINKKSDNTPTYLARPIEMEKQICEIIAACDYVQGAKRSQKTMYLAFDEWNVHKEPDIPYEKWQIGSPFDWCQYTMEDTLVFASMMLTILRHADRIKIGCQSLLVNTIPLILSLKEGPAWRNATYYPLLHASLYAKGEVLQQQSSGPLYTAGDFTDVPGVDSATVLDEEGGVITLFSVNRLSEDVSLKFICDGMFQGEKKEIQVEHIQLYHKDLMARNTIDAPETLTPVSCSFTKASDEDLSMTLRPYSWNVFRMKQENKE encoded by the coding sequence ATGAAACAGCATCATTTACATACGAGTATCCATTTTGTTACAGGCTCCATCGCTCCCAGGCTTTTTGGTTCCTTTGTTGAGCATATGGGCAGTGTGATTTACAACGGGATCTATGAACCAGACCATCCTCAGGCAGATGAAAAGGGCTTCAGGAAGGATGTTCTTGCTTTGATTCAGGATCTGAAGCTTTCGGTGATCCGATATCCTGGCGGGAATTTTTCTTCGGGATACAACTGGGAAGATACGGTTGGACCAAAAAAGGAAAGACCTGTTCTGAAAGAGCTGGCCTGGGAGGGGATTGAAACTAATCAGTTTGGCCTCAATGAGTTCCTGGAATGGGTCAAACTGACGGGAGCAGAGCCGATAATCACTATTAATCTGGGGACTCGTGGAATTGATGCTGCAAGAAATCTTGTGGAATATTGTAACGGATCAGGTGGTACTTATTGGAGTGATCTCAGGCGATCACACGGTTATGGAGAGCCTCACGGCATTAAGCTCTGGTGCCTTGGGAACGAACTGGATGGAGAGTGGCAGATTGCTGCCAAGAGGGCCCGAGACTATGGTGCCCTGGCCAGAGAAGCTGCCAAAGTTATGAGGAAAGTCGATCCCTCTATCCAATTGGTTACCGTGGGCAGCTCAGCCCGGCACCTGGACTCCTATCCCGAATGGGACAGAAAGGTCCTGGATGAGAGCTATGAGCAGGCCGATTATATCTCACTGCATAACTACATAAACAAGAAGAGTGATAATACTCCCACCTATTTGGCCCGGCCCATTGAGATGGAAAAGCAGATTTGTGAAATTATTGCCGCCTGCGACTATGTTCAGGGTGCTAAGCGTAGTCAGAAGACGATGTACCTGGCCTTTGATGAGTGGAATGTTCATAAGGAACCGGATATTCCTTATGAGAAGTGGCAAATCGGCAGTCCTTTTGATTGGTGCCAGTACACCATGGAGGACACTCTCGTTTTTGCCTCCATGATGCTTACCATTCTCCGGCATGCGGATAGAATTAAAATTGGCTGTCAATCTCTGCTGGTCAATACAATTCCCCTGATTCTCTCATTGAAAGAGGGTCCCGCCTGGAGAAATGCCACCTACTATCCGCTGCTCCATGCCTCCCTCTATGCCAAAGGGGAAGTCCTGCAGCAGCAAAGTTCTGGACCTCTTTACACCGCAGGAGATTTCACCGATGTTCCTGGAGTGGACTCTGCGACGGTCCTGGATGAGGAGGGGGGAGTCATAACGCTTTTCAGTGTGAACAGGCTGTCTGAAGATGTCTCTCTTAAATTTATCTGTGATGGAATGTTTCAGGGAGAAAAAAAAGAGATTCAGGTAGAGCATATCCAGCTCTATCATAAGGATCTGATGGCAAGGAATACAATAGATGCTCCGGAAACACTTACGCCTGTTAGCTGCTCTTTTACAAAGGCTTCAGATGAAGATCTGTCTATGACTCTCAGACCCTATTCCTGGAATGTATTCCGAATGAAACAGGAGAATAAAGAATGA
- a CDS encoding family 43 glycosylhydrolase translates to MNILKPLIPQRADPWIYKHRDGLYYFTASVPEYDRIELRRSTSLTGLADEPGVVVWRKKKTGMMSANIWAPELHFIRGKWYIYFAAARTTETDNGLFDHRIYVLENESIDPLAGEWKEKGQLKTMWETFCLDATVFTYNQLTYMVWAQKDDAIPGNSNLYISLMSNPWTLDGGAVLLATPRMGWETIGFSVNEGPAFIHHGARIFISFSASATDHNYCMGLLYADAGSDLLDPSQWTKMPYPVLHTEEARGLYGPGHNSFTQDEEGCDILVFHGRNYKDIEGDPLYDPNRHTFLCKIDWDEQDFPHFIFE, encoded by the coding sequence ATGAATATACTAAAACCTCTGATACCTCAGCGAGCAGATCCCTGGATTTATAAGCATCGTGACGGTTTGTACTATTTTACGGCATCGGTGCCCGAATATGATCGTATTGAACTTCGGAGATCCACCAGTTTAACGGGACTGGCAGATGAACCGGGTGTTGTCGTTTGGAGGAAAAAAAAGACGGGTATGATGAGTGCCAATATCTGGGCACCGGAACTCCATTTCATTCGAGGAAAATGGTATATATACTTTGCAGCTGCCCGAACAACCGAGACTGACAATGGTCTCTTTGATCACAGAATCTATGTCCTTGAAAATGAGTCAATTGATCCTCTTGCGGGAGAATGGAAGGAAAAGGGACAGCTGAAAACCATGTGGGAGACCTTTTGTCTTGATGCCACGGTTTTCACTTATAATCAATTGACCTATATGGTGTGGGCTCAGAAGGACGATGCGATACCGGGAAACTCCAATCTCTACATCAGCCTGATGAGTAATCCATGGACCCTCGATGGAGGTGCCGTGCTGTTGGCAACACCCAGGATGGGCTGGGAAACCATCGGGTTTTCAGTGAATGAGGGGCCTGCATTTATTCATCATGGGGCAAGGATTTTTATATCATTTTCGGCCAGTGCCACCGACCATAACTATTGTATGGGACTCCTCTATGCCGATGCCGGTTCCGATTTGTTAGATCCTTCTCAATGGACCAAGATGCCTTACCCTGTGCTGCATACAGAGGAGGCCCGGGGGCTTTATGGCCCCGGACATAACAGCTTTACACAGGATGAAGAGGGCTGTGATATATTGGTATTTCATGGGAGAAATTACAAAGATATTGAGGGAGATCCCCTTTATGACCCAAACAGGCACACTTTTCTCTGTAAAATTGACTGGGATGAGCAGGACTTTCCTCACTTTATATTTGAGTAA
- a CDS encoding LacI family DNA-binding transcriptional regulator, with the protein MGITSKQLAEICGVSRGTVDRALNNKGRIDPNTKQRILDAAREQGYRPDPIARSLVKGKTRNIGVIAFDLQNRYFAQLLNAIEAKARYAGYFINFTLQENDPNLEIHQINDLVDRRVAGLLLCPVNKGAKFGKFLTSLGIPVLTIGNYVSSEVPFIGMNESGAASSAVRYIIDRGYEHIIFYCPPLKNCDTKNTYVHEQRVEGFTRELADSPSISSEIITDSKDYAWLEKLLDQLDEDTMKKTACFCSGDIFALDMMKYIHQNHGAIHKKFGLMGFDGIDTIDYVTPTLTTIHNPVEEIGRKAVDLMVACLESETSLRSETLIPYHIMPGETI; encoded by the coding sequence ATGGGCATTACATCAAAACAACTTGCTGAAATTTGCGGGGTCTCAAGAGGCACTGTGGACAGAGCCCTCAACAATAAGGGGCGCATTGATCCAAATACAAAACAGAGGATTCTGGATGCCGCCAGAGAACAGGGTTATCGACCTGATCCCATTGCCAGAAGCCTGGTCAAAGGGAAAACCCGGAATATCGGTGTGATTGCATTTGACTTGCAAAACCGATATTTTGCACAACTTCTGAATGCCATTGAGGCCAAGGCCAGGTATGCCGGATATTTTATAAATTTCACTCTCCAGGAAAATGACCCGAACCTTGAAATCCACCAAATCAACGATCTGGTAGACCGGAGAGTCGCGGGTCTACTCCTCTGCCCTGTGAACAAGGGAGCGAAATTTGGAAAGTTCTTGACCTCTTTAGGTATTCCCGTATTGACTATCGGCAATTATGTTTCATCAGAAGTCCCATTTATCGGTATGAATGAAAGTGGAGCTGCATCATCTGCGGTACGCTATATTATAGATCGAGGTTATGAGCACATTATCTTCTACTGCCCGCCCCTGAAAAATTGTGATACAAAAAATACATATGTTCATGAACAGCGTGTCGAGGGGTTTACTAGGGAGCTTGCAGATTCTCCCAGCATATCATCAGAGATCATAACTGACAGCAAAGACTATGCCTGGCTGGAAAAGCTCCTTGATCAGCTGGATGAGGACACAATGAAAAAAACAGCCTGTTTCTGTTCGGGTGATATTTTTGCTTTGGATATGATGAAATATATCCATCAGAATCATGGGGCAATTCATAAAAAATTTGGTCTGATGGGATTCGACGGTATTGATACCATAGACTATGTAACACCCACTCTGACAACCATTCACAACCCGGTAGAGGAGATAGGTCGAAAGGCAGTAGATCTCATGGTCGCTTGCCTGGAGTCGGAGACTTCTTTGAGGTCAGAAACACTTATTCCCTATCACATTATGCCGGGTGAAACGATCTGA